A window of Strix aluco isolate bStrAlu1 chromosome 2, bStrAlu1.hap1, whole genome shotgun sequence contains these coding sequences:
- the CLDND1 gene encoding claudin domain-containing protein 1 codes for MMDNRFATALVIACVLSLISTIYMAASIGTDFWYEYHTLSPAENVSEAGRSIWEEFVSEEADEKTYTDALFRCNGTVGLWRRCITVPKNSHWYSPPETDMTTNCISFSLSDQFMEKYIEPGNHNSGTDLNRTYLWRLQFLLPFVSLGLMCFGALIGLCACACRSLYPAIATGVLHFLAGLCTLGLVGCYVAGIELLHKKLPLPDDVRGEFGWSFCLACVSAPLQFMAAALFIWAARTNRKEFTLLKAYRVA; via the exons ATGATGGATAACCGTTTTGCTACGGCGCTAGTAATTGCTTGTGTCCTCAGCCTCATCTCCACCATCTATATGGCAGCTTCCATCGGCACCGACTTTTGGTACGAATACCACACCCTGTCCCCAGCTGAGAATGTTAGTGAAGCTGGTAGGAGCATCTGGGAGGAATTTGTCAGCGAGGAAGCAGATGAGAAGACCTACACAGACGCGCTCTTCCGGTGCAACGGCACGGTTGGATTGTGGCGGAGGTGTATCACCGTACCCAAAAACTCTCACTGGTACAGCCCACCAG AAACTGATATGACTACAAACTGCATCAGTTTTTCCCTCTCTGATCAGTTTATGGAGAAGTACATAGAGCCTGGAAATCACAATAGTGGCACAGATTTGAATCGAACTT ATCTCTGGCGATTACAGTTCCTCCTGCCCTTTGTCAGCCTTGGCCTCATGTGCTTTGGGGCTCTGATTGGGCTCTGTGCTTGTGCCTGCCGCAGCCTTTACCCTGCCATTGCCACCGGAGTCCTCCATTTCCTAGCAG GGCTTTGTACGCTGGGCCTGGTTGGCTGCTATGTAGCTGGGATTGAGCTGCTCCATAAGAAGCTGCCGCTGCCTGATGACGTGAGGGGAGAATTCGGCTGGTCCTTCTGCCTGGCCTGTGTCTCGGCACCTTTGCAGTTTATGGCAGCTGCTCTCTTCATCTGGGCAGCTCGCACCAACAGAAAGGAATTCACTCTCCTGAAAGCCTACCGTGTAGCCTAA